Proteins encoded in a region of the Bacteroidales bacterium genome:
- a CDS encoding sigma-70 family RNA polymerase sigma factor, protein MQNDEFIINNLKHGQPKSLEIIYQKHRKDFLRWAVYKYNIETEQAEDVFSDAVIDVYHNIVNGRYTKNVNTTLKSYLFEIGKYKILNLLNKNKMSESHLKRIALNTEYSYQLEQGGFFDMAKKVNELLLMIDEKCRKVLTLFYFDNLSMEQIAEALKFKNQDVAKNKKLKCLKRIQSLAFGRVSKEDMYD, encoded by the coding sequence ATGCAAAATGACGAGTTCATAATTAATAATTTGAAACATGGGCAACCCAAATCCCTTGAAATTATTTACCAAAAACACCGTAAGGATTTCCTTAGATGGGCGGTTTACAAATATAACATCGAAACTGAACAGGCTGAGGATGTCTTTTCTGATGCAGTCATTGATGTTTATCATAATATTGTCAATGGGCGTTACACCAAAAATGTCAACACAACTTTAAAATCATATTTATTTGAAATTGGAAAGTATAAAATACTTAATCTGTTAAACAAGAATAAAATGTCGGAATCACACCTAAAAAGAATAGCCCTTAATACAGAATATTCCTATCAATTGGAGCAGGGTGGTTTTTTCGACATGGCTAAAAAAGTAAACGAGCTATTGCTGATGATTGATGAAAAATGCCGTAAAGTGCTTACCTTATTTTATTTTGATAACCTCAGCATGGAACAAATAGCCGAGGCTTTGAAATTTAAAAACCAGGATGTGGCAAAAAACAAAAAGCTGAAATGTTTAAAACGAATTCAATCGCTTGCATTTGGGCGTGTCAGTAAAGAAGATATGTACGATTAA
- a CDS encoding tetratricopeptide repeat protein, translating to MENDILLLFDNFLFNKLSEEERSNFETRLNTEPEFKKEFDEYLAIVEGINIYGHSLLKQKLEALKLGQIKKETKIKHLRIAISIAAVLVILMIPGFFLYQHLTINTRLYNKYYIEDNGLPVLMGFNKNVSMNEAMIEYKDKKYSIALKKLETIKTDAPNNDTVLFYTGMCHLQLKDKNKAVENFLAIIDKNAVYYYASMYYTALTYIKDGNFEKGNAYLNEVIQCQNCIYKNYALSLLDEIN from the coding sequence ATGGAAAATGATATACTCCTGCTTTTCGATAACTTCCTTTTCAACAAACTTTCCGAAGAGGAAAGAAGCAATTTTGAAACCCGGCTTAATACAGAACCGGAGTTTAAAAAAGAATTTGATGAATACCTGGCTATAGTTGAAGGCATTAATATCTACGGGCATAGCCTGCTGAAACAAAAACTTGAGGCTTTAAAGCTTGGGCAAATTAAAAAAGAAACCAAAATAAAGCATTTACGCATAGCTATCTCCATCGCCGCAGTTTTGGTTATTTTGATGATACCGGGCTTTTTCCTTTATCAGCATCTGACTATAAATACACGTTTGTACAATAAATATTATATTGAAGACAACGGATTGCCTGTCTTAATGGGATTCAATAAGAATGTTAGTATGAACGAAGCCATGATTGAATATAAAGATAAAAAATACAGCATAGCCCTCAAAAAGTTAGAAACCATAAAAACGGATGCTCCAAATAACGACACTGTTTTGTTTTATACCGGCATGTGCCACCTGCAATTGAAAGACAAAAATAAGGCTGTGGAAAACTTTTTGGCGATTATAGACAAAAATGCAGTATATTATTATGCGTCAATGTATTACACTGCCCTAACTTACATAAAAGATGGAAATTTTGAGAAGGGCAATGCTTATTTAAATGAAGTTATACAATGCCAAAACTGCATTTATAAAAACTATGCTTTAAGCCTTTTAGATGAAATAAATTAA